The following proteins come from a genomic window of Syntrophorhabdaceae bacterium:
- a CDS encoding thioredoxin domain-containing protein: MNRLEQEKSAYLKHAASQKIDWYPWSEEAFERAQKENKPVFLSSGAVWCHWCHVMAKECFENDEIARILNERFVAVKLDRDERPDIDRRYQQALAAMGMSGGWPMSVFLTHEKKAFYGGTYFPSDDRFGKPGFKTILTSLSEFYATRGKEVHENADKLHDFLKKRGPKKQKVDQTDTEDAAKTMLENFDRLHGGFGSAPKFAMSGAIEFLLGRYFFKKEQTLEYAIRKTLVAMAGGGFHDQLGGGFHRYSMDEAWIVPHFEKMADDNAWLLRNYIDAYSIFGDEFFKKIAENIVYFIRKELSHAEGGFYASMDADVTPDDEGGYFTWTDDQLRQTLSPDEYAVFSLYFLHKGRTMHHDDKKFVLSVCMGVNDIAQNSRMDVDKVTSILETARRKLLAERDKRQKPFVDTALYTSLNGIMISACLRASRVLCDDTLKGFALKSLERILEINISD, encoded by the coding sequence TTGAATCGACTTGAGCAGGAAAAGTCGGCATACTTAAAGCACGCCGCTTCGCAGAAAATCGACTGGTATCCCTGGTCAGAAGAAGCTTTCGAGAGGGCGCAGAAGGAGAACAAACCCGTGTTCTTGAGTTCCGGCGCTGTCTGGTGCCACTGGTGCCACGTCATGGCAAAGGAATGTTTCGAGAATGATGAGATTGCGCGAATTCTCAACGAGCGTTTCGTGGCCGTCAAGCTCGACAGAGACGAACGCCCCGATATAGACAGACGATACCAGCAGGCTCTGGCTGCCATGGGTATGAGCGGCGGCTGGCCAATGAGCGTGTTTCTGACCCATGAGAAGAAAGCATTCTATGGAGGCACCTACTTTCCCTCGGATGACAGGTTCGGAAAGCCTGGATTCAAAACGATTCTTACGTCCTTGAGTGAGTTTTACGCAACGCGGGGAAAGGAAGTCCACGAGAATGCGGACAAACTCCATGACTTCCTTAAGAAGCGCGGACCCAAGAAGCAAAAAGTCGATCAGACAGATACCGAAGACGCGGCGAAAACAATGCTCGAGAATTTCGACAGGCTGCATGGCGGCTTTGGAAGTGCGCCGAAATTTGCCATGTCCGGGGCCATCGAGTTTCTTCTCGGCCGATACTTCTTCAAAAAAGAGCAAACCCTGGAATACGCCATCCGAAAGACCCTCGTCGCCATGGCGGGGGGCGGTTTCCACGACCAGCTCGGCGGCGGCTTCCACCGCTACTCCATGGATGAGGCCTGGATCGTTCCGCATTTTGAAAAAATGGCCGATGACAATGCGTGGCTGCTACGAAATTACATCGACGCCTACAGCATTTTCGGCGACGAGTTCTTCAAGAAGATAGCTGAGAACATCGTCTATTTCATCCGCAAGGAACTTTCCCATGCTGAAGGCGGCTTCTATGCGAGCATGGACGCAGACGTGACCCCGGATGATGAGGGCGGATATTTTACCTGGACCGATGATCAGTTGAGACAAACACTCAGCCCGGACGAATACGCAGTGTTCTCCCTCTATTTTCTCCATAAAGGTCGCACGATGCATCATGATGATAAGAAATTTGTGCTTTCCGTGTGCATGGGGGTAAACGACATCGCTCAAAATTCCCGGATGGACGTGGACAAGGTTACGAGCATCCTTGAGACCGCGAGGCGCAAGCTTCTTGCCGAGCGGGACAAACGACAGAAACCTTTTGTTGACACGGCACTCTACACTTCGCTCAACGGGATAATGATATCGGCCTGTCTTCGTGCGTCGAGGGTCTTATGCGACGACACTTTGAAAGGCTTCGCCCTCAAGAGTCTTGAAAGGATACTCGAGATCAACATTTCCGAC
- a CDS encoding TolC family protein, which yields MNNRSVKCKRFIWILSCVMAGALSGQESVHAEKLTLADGVRLVTVDSRAVKIAEQEESISQADTLIARSLLLPRADGRYTQNYQELQPGMINPAGVVFTGERSYYTYSLIMQQLLYDFGGTISYFQSNKRIYETKQLETKRIKNYLALQFASTYYNLLESEKMVIVAEREKERLEGHLSNAQSLYKEGVITKNDLLQAEVRLSDAKQKLITSQNLRKIHHSELNNLLARPLTTTIETEEANVVPATSVNLEEAQGSAEKDRYEMKIVDTTLEAAKLEESGKRAEYFPNFFLQGRYDYMKNKFALHEGMWAVLVGMNINFLSGGSTQAGLAKIASQKQRLIVERSKLIDDIRFEVERYYLEMVDAQEKMKVTKDATAQAEENLRINKVKYTDGVGTATDVIDAITLLSVAETNYYRSLYEFNRAYAGLMYSTGQDLVGIYR from the coding sequence ATGAACAACCGTTCAGTAAAATGTAAAAGATTTATCTGGATACTATCATGCGTTATGGCTGGCGCCCTGTCCGGTCAGGAGAGCGTCCATGCGGAGAAGCTTACCCTCGCAGATGGGGTGAGACTTGTGACGGTTGACAGCAGGGCCGTGAAGATTGCCGAGCAGGAAGAATCCATATCACAGGCCGATACGCTCATTGCCCGTTCGCTATTGCTGCCTCGAGCGGACGGCCGTTACACTCAGAACTATCAAGAACTTCAACCTGGCATGATAAACCCTGCCGGGGTGGTCTTCACCGGGGAGAGGAGCTATTACACCTATTCTCTGATTATGCAACAACTCCTCTATGACTTTGGAGGAACCATATCGTATTTTCAATCGAACAAGAGAATATACGAGACAAAACAGCTTGAGACCAAAAGGATCAAGAACTATCTGGCGCTCCAGTTTGCCTCCACCTATTACAATCTCCTTGAATCCGAAAAAATGGTAATAGTCGCAGAGAGAGAAAAAGAGCGGCTGGAAGGCCACCTGTCCAATGCGCAGTCCCTGTACAAGGAAGGGGTCATTACCAAGAATGATCTTCTTCAGGCCGAGGTGCGCCTCTCCGATGCGAAACAAAAACTGATAACCTCACAAAACCTCCGCAAGATCCATCACTCGGAGTTGAACAATCTGCTTGCGCGTCCCCTGACCACGACTATTGAAACCGAGGAAGCGAACGTGGTCCCCGCGACGAGCGTTAATCTGGAGGAGGCCCAGGGTTCAGCGGAAAAAGACAGATATGAAATGAAGATTGTAGATACCACCCTGGAAGCGGCAAAACTTGAAGAGAGCGGCAAACGAGCTGAATACTTTCCGAATTTCTTCCTTCAGGGAAGATATGATTATATGAAAAATAAGTTCGCGCTTCACGAAGGCATGTGGGCTGTGCTCGTGGGCATGAACATCAATTTCTTAAGCGGGGGCAGCACACAGGCGGGTCTCGCCAAGATAGCGAGCCAGAAGCAAAGGTTGATTGTTGAACGAAGCAAACTGATCGATGATATAAGGTTCGAAGTGGAGCGATACTACCTCGAAATGGTCGATGCGCAGGAAAAGATGAAGGTCACAAAGGATGCAACCGCCCAGGCGGAAGAGAACCTGAGAATCAACAAGGTGAAGTATACGGACGGCGTGGGTACGGCAACGGATGTGATCGACGCGATCACACTTTTATCCGTGGCCGAAACAAATTATTATCGATCGCTTTATGAATTCAATCGAGCCTACGCGGGGCTCATGTATTCTACCGGACAGGACCTCGTGGGGATCTACAGGTAA
- the hemB gene encoding porphobilinogen synthase — MRFPTYRPRRLRVNERLRGMIRETEFSVNHLVYPIFVKEMSEKKVAVPSMPGIHQFSPEGLLKEIDEIAKLSIPAILLFGIPAKKDEAGSGAYDKNGIVPRAVREIKKRFGDDLLVITDVCMCEYTSHGHCGIVKRGAVDNDETLKLLARSALSHVLAGADMVAPSDMMDGRVRAIREMLDLHGDYHIPIMSYAAKYASCLYGPFRDLAESAPQFGDRKAYQMDPPNEREALREIALDLEEGADIIMVKPALYYLDILARAREKFNIPLAAYSVSGEYAMIKLAAAKGYLDLKRAVIESTVSIRRAGADIIITYFAKDMGKWAKAHSL, encoded by the coding sequence ATGAGATTTCCCACGTACAGACCGAGAAGGTTAAGGGTAAACGAGAGACTAAGAGGCATGATACGGGAAACCGAGTTTTCAGTCAATCACCTTGTCTATCCCATATTCGTAAAAGAGATGAGCGAAAAAAAGGTGGCCGTCCCTTCCATGCCCGGTATTCATCAGTTCTCTCCGGAGGGGCTCCTCAAGGAAATCGATGAAATAGCAAAGCTCTCTATCCCGGCCATACTCCTCTTCGGCATACCTGCCAAGAAGGATGAGGCGGGAAGCGGGGCTTACGACAAGAATGGCATTGTCCCGAGGGCAGTGCGCGAGATCAAGAAACGCTTCGGCGACGATCTACTCGTTATCACCGATGTCTGTATGTGCGAATACACAAGCCACGGCCATTGCGGCATCGTGAAGCGCGGCGCCGTGGACAACGATGAGACACTGAAGCTCCTCGCGAGAAGCGCCCTCTCGCACGTTTTGGCAGGCGCCGACATGGTGGCCCCCTCCGACATGATGGACGGCAGGGTCAGGGCCATTCGGGAAATGCTTGACCTCCACGGCGATTACCACATTCCGATCATGAGTTATGCCGCCAAATACGCTTCCTGTCTGTACGGCCCGTTTCGGGATTTAGCCGAATCAGCCCCGCAGTTCGGCGACCGAAAGGCATATCAAATGGATCCGCCCAACGAACGTGAAGCGCTGCGCGAGATCGCGCTCGACCTGGAAGAAGGAGCGGATATCATCATGGTGAAACCGGCGCTCTATTATCTCGATATTCTTGCCCGCGCCAGAGAAAAATTCAACATCCCTCTTGCCGCCTATTCAGTGAGCGGCGAATACGCCATGATAAAACTCGCAGCAGCCAAAGGGTATCTCGATCTCAAAAGGGCTGTCATCGAGTCGACCGTGAGCATACGGCGCGCTGGTGCGGACATCATCATCACCTATTTCGCCAAGGATATGGGAAAATGGGCCAAAGCGCATTCCCTTTGA
- the ahbC gene encoding 12,18-didecarboxysiroheme deacetylase, giving the protein MIGVSKLYLSAVEASDPLRYGRESKRLPSHLLQFSKDKKPVVVWNSTKRCNLRCVHCYARAENEHYKGDELSTEEGKKLIDDLSSFGVPVILFSGGEPLLRKDLGELIGYAVQKGMRAVISTNGTLITEEAARGFAKFSLSYIGVSIDGTGSINDAFRGVKGAYDKAIAGIRNARKAGIKTGLRFTINKRNYREVPRIFDLIEKEEIERVCFYHLVYAGRGSTLINEDLTHDQTRETVDYIMDRTKGFFGKGREIEVLTVDNHADGPYIYLRLLKEDPRRAEEVYQLLSMNEGNASGVGIASIDEQGNVHADQFWRHYSFGNVRKRPFSEIWMDTSDGLMGMLKQKKRFVKGRCVKCRWLDICGGNFRVRAEAASGDIWAPDPQCYLSDEEIR; this is encoded by the coding sequence ATGATCGGCGTATCCAAGCTTTACTTAAGCGCTGTTGAAGCATCCGATCCCTTGAGATACGGAAGGGAATCCAAGAGACTTCCGTCACACCTTCTGCAGTTCTCGAAAGACAAGAAACCGGTCGTGGTCTGGAACTCGACTAAACGATGCAATCTTCGATGCGTTCACTGTTACGCCCGTGCAGAGAACGAGCACTACAAAGGCGACGAACTCTCGACCGAAGAAGGAAAAAAGCTCATTGATGACCTTTCCTCGTTCGGCGTACCGGTCATACTCTTCTCAGGCGGAGAGCCCCTACTCCGTAAGGATTTGGGCGAGCTTATCGGGTACGCCGTGCAAAAGGGCATGCGGGCCGTGATCTCGACAAACGGTACACTCATTACAGAAGAGGCGGCGCGGGGGTTTGCCAAATTCTCCCTCTCATACATCGGGGTGAGCATCGATGGGACAGGTAGCATCAACGACGCCTTTCGGGGTGTCAAAGGGGCCTATGATAAGGCCATAGCCGGCATAAGAAATGCCAGGAAGGCCGGCATTAAAACAGGCCTGCGTTTCACGATCAATAAACGCAACTACCGGGAGGTCCCCCGGATATTTGACCTCATCGAAAAGGAGGAAATCGAGCGGGTCTGTTTCTACCACCTTGTTTACGCGGGACGAGGTTCAACTCTTATAAACGAAGACCTGACACACGACCAGACCAGAGAAACGGTCGATTATATCATGGACAGGACCAAGGGGTTCTTCGGCAAAGGGAGAGAAATTGAAGTGCTCACCGTGGATAACCATGCGGACGGGCCCTACATCTATTTAAGACTCCTCAAAGAAGACCCCCGAAGGGCAGAGGAGGTCTATCAACTTCTTTCGATGAACGAGGGAAACGCATCGGGTGTGGGCATAGCCTCAATCGATGAACAGGGTAACGTTCACGCAGACCAGTTCTGGAGGCATTACAGTTTCGGCAATGTGCGCAAACGGCCTTTCAGCGAAATATGGATGGACACATCAGATGGACTTATGGGCATGCTCAAACAGAAGAAGAGATTCGTCAAGGGGCGATGTGTTAAGTGCAGGTGGCTCGATATATGCGGGGGGAACTTTCGAGTGCGAGCGGAAGCGGCGAGTGGGGATATCTGGGCCCCGGACCCGCAATGTTATCTCTCCGATGAAGAAATACGATAG
- a CDS encoding radical SAM protein gives MGQSAFPLRMVAWELTRNCNLNCVHCRASAKAGPHKGELTTDECKKVVDEILAFSSPTVILTGGEPLMREDIFEIIDYANEKGLRTVMATNGTLLDREKTTRLIKGGIKRVSMSIDGKNREDHDSFRGVVGSFDAVIKATHSLSELGLPFQINTTVTRLNVTDLEAIYTLVKSVGAVAWHVFLLVPVGRGERLKGEELSAETYEDVLEWLYETEKRAQIEMKVTCAPHYYRIVKQKGDTPKSSGCLAGKTFMFISHKGVIQPCGYLEVPSGDLSKTALQKIWEESTVFTALRDLTSYKGKCAGCRFLKICGGCRARAHEKSGDILAEEPLCSYYPTGGAG, from the coding sequence ATGGGCCAAAGCGCATTCCCTTTGAGGATGGTCGCATGGGAGCTGACTCGAAACTGCAATCTCAACTGTGTGCATTGCAGGGCCTCCGCCAAGGCCGGCCCTCACAAAGGCGAGCTCACGACCGATGAGTGCAAAAAAGTCGTAGACGAGATTCTCGCCTTTTCATCCCCCACGGTGATCCTCACGGGCGGCGAGCCTCTCATGCGGGAAGACATCTTTGAAATTATCGATTATGCAAATGAAAAAGGGCTGAGGACGGTGATGGCCACAAACGGGACCCTTCTTGATAGAGAAAAGACGACAAGGCTTATCAAAGGCGGCATCAAGCGTGTGAGTATGAGCATTGACGGCAAAAACAGAGAGGACCATGACAGCTTTCGAGGTGTTGTGGGTTCATTCGATGCGGTGATCAAGGCTACCCACTCACTTTCCGAGCTTGGCCTTCCTTTTCAGATAAACACAACGGTGACGCGCCTCAATGTCACCGATCTCGAAGCCATATACACGCTTGTAAAGTCTGTGGGCGCCGTTGCATGGCATGTATTTCTCCTCGTACCTGTGGGAAGAGGCGAGAGACTCAAAGGCGAGGAGCTAAGCGCCGAAACATACGAGGATGTCCTCGAGTGGCTCTATGAGACCGAGAAGAGAGCACAGATCGAAATGAAAGTGACCTGCGCGCCCCACTACTACCGGATCGTGAAGCAAAAGGGCGACACGCCGAAAAGCTCGGGCTGTCTCGCAGGTAAAACCTTCATGTTCATCTCCCACAAAGGTGTTATCCAGCCCTGCGGCTATCTCGAAGTCCCATCAGGCGATCTCAGCAAAACAGCTCTTCAAAAGATCTGGGAGGAATCTACCGTGTTCACCGCGCTGCGCGATCTCACATCGTACAAAGGCAAGTGCGCCGGCTGCAGGTTCCTCAAAATTTGCGGTGGCTGTCGGGCCCGGGCGCACGAAAAGAGCGGTGATATCCTCGCGGAAGAGCCGCTGTGCTCGTATTATCCGACCGGGGGCGCCGGTTGA
- a CDS encoding Fe-Mn family superoxide dismutase, which translates to MSYTAKDYAKLIGMEGFSETLIKNHFTLYQGYVTNTNKVLDALDAALKEGKTATPEYAELKRRLGWEFNGMRLHEYYFENLGGKAPLDKAGKLATKLSQAFGSYETWEKDFKSTGAMRGIGWTVLYQDTASGKLINFWINEHDVSHPAGCNPLLIMDVFEHAFMIDYGLKRADYIEAFFKNIDWKAAESRLK; encoded by the coding sequence ATGAGTTACACTGCAAAGGACTATGCCAAACTGATCGGGATGGAAGGCTTCAGCGAGACGCTCATTAAGAACCATTTTACGCTCTACCAGGGTTATGTCACGAATACGAACAAAGTACTCGATGCCCTGGATGCGGCGCTCAAAGAAGGCAAGACCGCGACCCCCGAATACGCGGAGTTGAAAAGGCGTCTCGGATGGGAGTTCAACGGTATGAGGCTTCACGAGTATTATTTCGAGAACCTCGGTGGTAAAGCGCCCCTTGATAAGGCGGGCAAACTCGCAACGAAGTTGAGTCAAGCATTCGGCTCGTACGAGACATGGGAAAAAGATTTCAAAAGCACCGGGGCCATGCGTGGAATCGGTTGGACCGTTCTCTATCAGGACACGGCGAGCGGGAAGCTCATCAATTTCTGGATCAATGAACACGACGTTTCTCATCCGGCCGGGTGCAATCCGCTCCTTATCATGGATGTTTTTGAGCACGCCTTTATGATCGATTATGGTTTGAAAAGGGCCGACTATATCGAAGCCTTCTTCAAGAACATTGACTGGAAGGCGGCGGAATCACGACTTAAATAA